catgcaagaaatcttatggaaaatctatattattccaccATAAACCTAAAATCAGCTTTGAGGCAGTTGCAAAtcctacagactatttgcaaggtaataaaactgtcacatacatgtaaatgtgtttgcagacttaaattaaaattaaaaatcgtACACCATGCAGTCAGCTGCCCAAAGTTACCAGCCCTGCTACAGCTGTCATCCTGCTCATCTCTCAAGTTGAGTCTCAACACTACTGCTAATCTTCACCACCACCTCATAATTATTTGTTCTTAAGACACTCATTTATTATTTGTGTAATTTGCTTGCACCTTGTTTACACAGTGTTCTGTCTGTTTTGCACTATGAATGTTCGTTTGTGCACTATgttcttgctgctgtatgcaccaGACGCTGCCGGACACAATACCATTTATGGCGTTTTCGAACTGCAGTTCTTCATCAACACCTGTCTCCTTCCAGGGATGCTGTAGGTGAGCCCCTTCAGCAGCCACTGATGGAGACAGAGCACAGGTCAGATTCAGCACACCTTAATgaaacaatcaagaacaccgaatacctgatAAAAGTATAGGCTGACAAACACTCATATACGTCATGCCGCCATCAATACCAAAACAAATCCCTTGTATCTATCgtattaaatgaataaaagaaTTCTGACTGTATGCATGGGCTGTTAATGGGTAAACTAAAGATTACGGAGCCGGCTTGGGTGACGCGAGGTCATAAGACCAGAAACAGTAACAgcgagtcatgtgaccagaagCAATCGCGGGGAATCATGTGACCGGAAGCAGCCACGCGAGTCAGCTGACACTCAGCACCGCTGTCATCTTGCTGCTGATTCAGTTTGTGTTGGTGGAGTGAGTAGATATTGGTTGAAACGTAGTATGGCCGGACGGGGTAAATTAATCGCCGTTATCGGCGATGAGGACACATGTACGGGGTTTTTATTAGGGGGCGTCGGGGAGCTGAATAAGAACCGCAAGCCCAACTTCCTGGTGGTGGAGAAGGACACCAGCATCACCGAGATAGAGGAGACCTTCAAGTGAGTCCGAAAAGAAAACGATCCTCCAGCTACGTTAATTGGCGTATTTTTGCGTGCGGTACCagttgtgtctgtgtgcttcttTCATTTATGTGAATCGCTACTGCAACACAAAAACTCCACTTCGGGATAAATGATCTGAATGTTAAATTCATTGTATTGACATGCGATTTTAAGAAGGAAGAAATGTGTGTTATGAGCTACCGTGATTGCAGTTCGTTATGGCAAATCGAGTCCAACGTGTGATACCTGTACTCCTCACATGTTTTTGAGAAGCTAATACATTCAGAAAATTGCGTTGTGTCTGTGGTGCACCTCCGCAGGAGCTTCCTGGCCCGCGACGACATCGGCATCATCCTCATCAACCAGTTCATAGCTGAGATGATCCGGCATGCAATAGATGGCCACATGTTGTCCATCCCCGCCGTCCTGGAGATCCCGTCCAAGGAGCACCCCTACGACGCCTCCAAGGACTCCATCCTGCGCAGGGCCAAGGGCATGTTCTCGGCAGAGGACTTCCGATAGGGCTGCTGCTTCGCAGGCTGCAGCAGGTTTCCTCTGCCCCCAGTCCCAGGATAGCCGTTTGATTCTGTGTTTTGGTTTTCAGGGTGTCATTTCATGTTGGGAAAGGTGGGAGACCTTGTTTTGCGCACAGCTATTCACAGTCAGATGTGTAGTTTATGTGGCTGTTCTATAGTTAGCATGTTTTTAGCCAGTGTGCTTGTAGATGTAATGTTAGAGGAAGTCCAGTCACACTTACAGATATATTTATgtgtataattgtatttaatgTCACCTCACTTTCACAGGGACACTCAAGGGGAAGGTTatacacttggcagtcagtaaaTTTTGCACAGTTGCAAAACCCAAGTGGCATTATGGGATATGGGACCCCATCTTACACATGTGACATTCGTGGTACTTTTTTTGGTTCATTAAAAGGAGCTGAATATGGAGAGCAGTAAACTCACTGCAGTCaggttttaattaaaatgtttgtgaGTACCTGGAAATCCTGAACTCGAAAATCAGCAAGAATAAACTCTATACTTAACTGTAGAATtatgagtcatgtgacagtgaGTCATGTGACTAGACTGGCCATGCTTCAGGGATGGAAATGTTCTGAGGAAGCATGTGTGTCTCCTGTGATTAAAAATGCATACATGTATCAGTGGagtattttaatttaatcaagCAACAGAATTCTGTTTTATGTTGCAATTTGTAACtggaatatatttatatattatataggaTACTTTGTTCTTTGGTGCAGTGTGATGAACTGTTGAATCTTCACAGAAATATTGAAATAACATACTAGTGAAACCTGAAGTTTATTCCAATCATACTTTTTCTTGTGTGTGACTTTAAATTGCAATATTTGTAATCTTGTAGAACATTTTCTCCATAAATATGATGGGTTTATTATGcattgagattttttttaagtagctTTGAGAGAATCACTGCTTGTGTGAATCACAGCTAATAGTTACTGCCAATGATGAATAAAGGAAGGGACTGTGCATGTAAGCTGGCCATTTTATTCGTAATATATGCAGTGGCTGCTTCCAGACATGCTGTAGCATTTAAGCATTAGATGCCATGTAATAATCGTCATTCAAAGTGGCAGTAGAACACAATGAATCGGTATCAGATCATaaagagtgagtgtgtgtgtgtgtgtggggggggggggggttgagctAAGGTAAATAACATGACATACCAGCCAGTCTAACAAATATCTATAGGTGGCAATTTCGAATCATCAAAAGAGTTTCGATACATTTGAAACAACCAATATTTGGAAACGTTCGAAACGGCCAGAATCACGATTCTCAAAGCCGGATTTCATGCTTAGCCAGATTTCTTGTCGGGTTTAAGCTACcccaatttaaatggacttcatcttcattcacttacatt
The nucleotide sequence above comes from Paramormyrops kingsleyae isolate MSU_618 chromosome 3, PKINGS_0.4, whole genome shotgun sequence. Encoded proteins:
- the atp6v1f gene encoding V-type proton ATPase subunit F; its protein translation is MAGRGKLIAVIGDEDTCTGFLLGGVGELNKNRKPNFLVVEKDTSITEIEETFKSFLARDDIGIILINQFIAEMIRHAIDGHMLSIPAVLEIPSKEHPYDASKDSILRRAKGMFSAEDFR